The stretch of DNA aaCAACTTGAGAGAAActcatatttttagtaatacttCTATTCCAAAAGTAACAAGAACAGGTGATATATTCCGTACAGACAATACAAAACATTTCCACACTATAGAAAATTTCGATGAAGACGAGTTTAAAGGAGTCTCTTTGAATGATTATAAGTTTTCTAATGACTCGATTACGACGACACCAAATTTTTATAACACAAGactaaacaaaatacattttaaaaataccgaTGATCAGATAactaaagtagattctacatcttcacctaaattaaaaataattgatttaaaaaacaatgctcCTGAAAAATCGATGGCTaatgaagaagaaaatataattgataacgACCATATAGTGCCCAAGGCAGAGACTTTGCGTGGAATGTGGAAGCTAATGAAAGTTGTTACAGAGactatctataaaaatacacaGAGAACCTTCAAGAGTAAGATTAAATACCTGGAGGGTTTAAAGACTACTATACTAACAAGCATAGGTAAGACGTTCCAcaccatttttaaactaaatatgcATATGAAATAATCGTGTGAGCCACCACCAGTGAGTGACCAGTACAGGCTATTTTAGCATTTAAAATGACAAGTAATAAATCCTATACCGATTAAAGTTTTTTTGACAgaagattttatataaagaaatttgatTGAGATTTAATATAACAGCTAATTATGTGACTGTATTTATCCAACAGAGGAACAAGTCGAGAATATTTGGCCTGATGACATAGAACATCGAGGTTCCAGAAAACGACGAGCGCGTTCTGATGGGGCGCGCGGCCACGTCGAGTTCCCCTCGTCCGAGAGTACACTCATGACCATATCGTTTCTCACGTTTGCGGTTTTCCTCATAAAGTTGGTTTTGGTAAGAAATTGACATATTTCTCAAATGTTTAATATGCTAAACATAAGAGCATATAAGACAAAATAGTTaagtataatgtttttattaatgaagataACAATTAATACATCGTGCTCTAAATATGAAAGTCGTCCCAACGTTATtcgtttataatttacatattattgtataatggTTTCAGCAAGTAATCCACACGTACAAGAATAAAACGATGATGGTTGCCCCAGCGGTATTTGCAGCGGTAGGACGCGCAGCAGCTGCCATTCGAAAACAAAACTAATGTTGATTAAATGTgatatattctaattttatcATTCATTTCAATATGCCCCTTATgtataaataacactttttagtGAATCTTCTTCATAATCGTGTCAGTATGgaagaaaacaaaaaactttgtaaaaaaTTTCTTAAGTACAACTGATATAAGATTTACCAAGGAATTAAACGATGAGAAGCCTTTATGAATTTAAGGGTAAACTTTAGTATTCAGTATCAATAGCAGTTGAAAAATCCTAGGAAAGAGGGTTGGGGGTGAGACTTCTTATCAGTCTAACATTCCTAAAGTAAAAGGAAAAACAAATTCTTAGACATTGGGTTTGTCAAAGAAGACTTCAAATTCCTCTTCACAGTTTGAAACCACTTTTGTCTCAGTTTTGTATCAGAAGATCAAGGTAAAAcacaattaatttgaaaaaatgcataagtatgaaagccaATGGCGATAAGTACTATCGAGGGCCAGTGACAGACAAGAGTGACGTCACACGacatatattaaacttaataatttcgggatatttaccatgttttttttggGTTTCAACTGTCGAGATTATGGAATCCAAGGGATTGCATTacaaattcgcatcccgaatttaaggttgggtAAGGGGGGGTGGTGTAGTTAGGTACTaccaccactccccccgcgcggaaatcattagttttttttttcaatttttaaatttcaatactaaaatcatcaaaattcgtactgttagttaaattttggaaggggagagatataaaattccaattattggtatacattgtgatttctggcgctgcgccggccgctaCCGCTgcacgctcgcttcgctcgctcggcttgcgcagcgtttggtcataaaatctaacctaacctaacctatccttaactactataactatctactatttttgttgccgtagtggcttcgccactcctgtgctgttaattttgggtgaaaaatagaaacaacaataggtatattttagaaatttataataaccatttatctgtatatatacttgactacatttaataacgcgataaatggatctttttttatattttatgttatattgtattctattatcatgttcgtaaaatcttctgggtgattattattttctttacaaaagaatcactacactacaaaattaaattaaatttttacacgttttttttactataaattaatatagtatttgttaaaatataatacagaaaaaagctaataaacataaaaataatgatttaaggttaattataatgtaaaatatcgatccgttacacgtaactttaaacgcacatttaaaaaaactatgggtttccgcggTTTGGtagtggtaaatttcgagagaggggaacaacccctttaagaaacaacccctactatcatcaaattcggaatgcgaatttctaatgccgacccgaATCCAATAATAACATTATGCAAACCCtcgcaaaataaaaatgaaataaaaaattcgcgaatcgatacggtgagtttcgtctGCAAAACACTGCAAAaatcgagtgtcgagtgtacataaaataaattcaactagtgacaatggtaggggtgaaagtgacaatagtagtggggaccggtgtttacgcagcaaacgcTCGTACGTTTGCtaaaggaggtagttcgatacggacacttctaacattatcaacatctacccgcaaacttcaatctcgtgaacaagacattcgtagacaatgtcgaaatatcgagctccaccgaacaaaaataaaaaacatggtaaatatcccgaaattaataactttaatgataaaaataaccatgttaatttaataaaatcttacaCGACATATAGttccgttttcgcgcgaaaatttaaattgacattttgaaaccatATTTTTTGGAGTAAATTacagtgttttaaatttttaatatacttgtggtcTATTCTATAtagagttctttaaaataaacacaaaaataaaaatatcgcatccTCCCTGTTGAAATTTGCAAGcagtacaaataaatatagtttattttaaaagaaataagttacaaataaaacctGGTACGTATTCGTTGTTTTTTGTACAGCGTACTCTGTGCAGCCTATAAAATGTACAATGTAATGGGCATGGGGGTGACATGCTAGTACAAgtgactgtaaaaaatatttacacggAAACTTACATTACTTTCCGTGTACCATCTTACAAAGAGGACGAGTCATCTAAGACACACAAAACCCTTTGAATGACACTACCTAGATGTCGCTACAGAGCACAATCTttaattccttatttttttaattttaaatatccaaattgctaaaatcacattttaaatgttatttagaaAGTAAAATCAGATAATTTGTACGTTTATtatatgatgaaatttattcAACATCACAATTTTGCAATGGCAGTACTGTGTGAAGTTAAGTCGAAGTTAAGTTATAAACATAAACTGTAAACATAGAAATTAGAAAAGTTTGAAAAACTCTTGTCGAATTCGTTCCGTGTGTTGTACATTCGTTGTTTTCTCTATTAATTAATaccttatttacattaattttgacCTTTGCGTGTTTTACGGACTCTATTAGTGCTTTTTTCAAGTATATTTGGCTGTTTTTTTTAAGGATATTATCATATCATACTCCTTACTTGACCAACCCCGGCAACAATTTTAGATGTGATGACGGCGGATTTACCGAAAAACTCACGACATACCTGTTATTTCGGGTGTAAAGTTGCTGGtaagtaatacattaaaattattaacacataGGACGACTGCTGTTGTTcctcattttatataaaaattacaagtcCATTTTCTTTCGGTACAACACTTGTTTTTCCAAACTCTTACATTCGGTCTCATGTTTAGTCAATATTTCATTCTAAATTAGTTTGTATAtactaataacaattataatatatatttatgtaagtgtgtgtatgtttatatatatatatatatatatatatatatatatatatatatatttatgtatgtgtggatttgtataatgtaattcaatataaggatggttttatgcatctactgtacgctctttcttgcaCGTGCTAAAGTttggctggtagataaggctatatagctttaagccTGCCTTTtgctcaaataaataaataaataactacataACGGCCAAAAATTAGTTTTCCATTAAACATTTTAtcgtatatttgtttttttaatttttatctttttacatttttcatgtTTAACTAAACTttctgatataataaaaaatatttatatttaataccagGCCCATTACATCATTTCCCTGTGCCTGAAAGAGATGTAGAAAGGTTTGAAACCTGGAAGGCAGTGTTGGAGAATGACGCTAAAGAAAAAGGAAACACTTACATCTATAACCAACTGCGGTTATGCAATAAGCATTtcgaaaattattatgtattaccaAGCAACAGGCTAACAAGAAATGCTATTCCAACTCTGTGTATTAAGAAAGGTGAGAGTTGGTTGacatacttttaaataacattttatgcaGTAACTCATTAATACATTTAGAGAatcagaataaattattaatttaacttcatACAAAACCTTCATTAATCTCAGCAATAgaagtgtaaatatatatgacatatatataactTCAAATGCATGTTACACAAGATGAAGAGTACAGAAGATTACAGTACTTTCAGTGGTTTATTTGTACCTCTTCTTAATTatccaaattaatattataaagactaaagatttgtatttttgtttggaAGGGATTTGCATGACATTTGACACAAAGATAGCTTATaaccattattaaaatataggcaGTTCATTGTTGCGAATATGAAACCACCCACATAAAAGTGTTACGAGATATTGCTATATATGcaagacaatttttatttctcaatgcACCATGTTACTTGTAgagaaaaattataacataattctTGTTACAGATGATATTATGTCTATTAGTCAATCAATATCCACAGAAAATTCTGTTGATATTGATACCTGCGGTACCAATCTCAACGGTTTTCAAGTTCTGATGGATGAGGCTGCTATAGAAATTACTAAATTTGACATACAACAAATATATGTGCCAGGTTGGTTCAAAGGATTAATAATTTCTCTATCTGTTTTAAACACATGCCAAAAAATATTGGcgcaataaagataaaattaaattatattcctgCTATTTCTTATCTAgcgtgaaaaaataaaaactgtctATCAGTAACAGTGTTTAGATATATCAGTAACTAACACAAACAcacatgactgtttttttataaatggaaagATCATtgctaaaaattaattatagcttATGTTTTCTATATTCGTCTATGTATACTACATACTGtaccattataatttattatttatttatatttttaattaagtaataaactATTACCAATTTGTGTATTTAAGTACTTTATGTAATCATAAATAATGTGATTTTCGTAATTGTATGGGCAAGTATGGTGCTCCGGACACACCATGATTTTAAGTAACCCAATGAGGTTGTCGCAAAAACGTAACTTATGGCTTGTTATGTAAGTGCGTAAAAAATAGCAGTAATTTAAACTACAGCACGCTTTTAAAATAGTACCGTGCCAGGGATCTGACAAAAATTATATGCTATTAAGATAGAAGACAGATGAATGAGGCCACTCTTAGTTGAAGAATTGAATAAGCATTTTATTCCTAATTGTTAAAAGCaacttttgattattttatattaatgtaccATTTTCCATTCTTTAATTCTAACTTTTTACCATTGTTTATGCTAAAATTATCTTATACAACAAGTAAAATTCTACTAAACCAGAAAagacaatgaaatatttttctaacatTTACACAACCGacgaaaatttaaatgaattgtagtttcatgtaaaatgtaaatatattcatacacatacacacactaaGAAACTAACGCCATCTAGCGGAAAGGGCGGGAGCATAGTAAACAAGTGAAACGTCAGTGTCGCATCCATTTCAGACTTCAGTCTAATGTCTATACGTATAATCTATGATGGACACTGCGCCGAGTATTGATtagaaacaaaatacaaaatttattagttACGCTCACAttctgttaataaatatatcgttaTTATAAGCCATGACTTCTCAACTCTTCCAATCATCAAATATGATATATGAAACGGCACCCAAATCCTATCTGTCACCAAGTCTAAATGGCAAGTATTTTAGAACAATAAACagattcgatatttaaattaagttattaaacACATTGTAATTACGTTTTCTAGCgcgtattaattaaagttacgCGTCTTCCATTGCAGAacttattaaacaaaacaaaaaaaaactaatgaaaaaCAACTGACAATAATAGAATATTCGGACtaaatacttaatacaaattctaTTCTTACacttatattcaattaattatttgatattcaaaaatattacatactaagAACTTGTTATATTGTTTCAGCAATGGACGATTTATCAAACATCTGTCGTATTTGCGGGGTTATTAATGTATCTCTCATACCGTTGTTTGGCGAGGACGCACAGAAAAATGAACTTGtccagaaaataaataaatatttaccaataaCGGTAAGTGTGACCTTCAGTATAtgcatttgttacaaaaacttCAATTTAACGTTTCAATGTATCTTTTCATAGTTTTTTAAACTAGAAATTCAGTAATATAGACAAAAAGATGCTACAAAATCTAAATTTGGTTGTAACAGGTGTGCGAACAAGACAGTTATCCCCTGGGAATATGCCAAAACTGTGCTAGCACAGTGCTGAACTGGCATGAACTGGCACAATGCTGTATTAAGACTGAAAAAGAACTGACTTCAAAGCTGAAGGCGAGCACACAGCCTGACAAATGCAGTGGACACCAAGTGAGTTTTCGGATTATAGTCTAATGAATAGTCAAATATATTaacctattatataaataagtagagAGGACatttttaatgcaataaatcaattaatttaagaaacaaGCCATGAAAGGACCATTCTGACACATTATTGGGTTAGTGTACAGtactagtaaaataaaaatttagtagTCCTTagttcaaaaatcaaaaatcaaaatcaaagtatactttattcaagtgggcttttacaagcactcttgaatcgtcattgaacgattaagtgaagctaccaccggttcggaaagtagtagtagtagttctaccgagaagaagttCAGTATTATTACCtgattaatatttgattaattactttaaaggaGAGGGTGTCAAGTTGATTCCACTATGCTGCTCCGGTGCTGGTTGGTCATATACTTGTAAACCAACTTTTTCATTGTTCACTGCTGAGCACTAGATAAGTTATAACTTACATGAATAACCTGCAATCCTTGATTCAAATAGCGTTGGACAATCCCAAAGCTATCTCAGGTtaactatttgtttttatttatgtaaatacattttacattacattaacagcctgtaaatttcccactgcttagcGTATACCTTCTCaatctttgaggagaaggttcctaacatattccaccacgctgttccaatgtgggttggtggaatactcatgtggtagaatttctataaaattagacacatacaggtttcctctaAAGGTTTTCCTTCGTCGCCGAGCATATGATGAATTAAACAcactgttaattaaaaattagttttaaaatagacacaaatttagcacatgaatattcagtggtgcgtggtgggtttgaactcgcaatcatcggctaaggtgcacgcgttctaactgttTGGCCACTGACTCCatttatgtagtttttttttatggtataggttaagggacgagcatatgggccatctgatggtaattcgtcaccattacccatagacaatgacgctgtaagaaatattaactattccttaaatcgtcaatgcgccaccaaccttgggaactaagatattatgtcccttgtgcctgtagttacactggctcacgcacccttcaaaccggaacacaacaatactgcgtactgttgtttggcggtagaataactgttgagtgagtggtacctacccagacgggcttacacaaagctctaccaccggTACTTAGTAGTtttctttaattgttttaatgtctAATTTATTGGTTTCCTTACAGAACAATGTACAAGCAGGTAGTTCTTCAGCCGCTACACATGGAGAGGCTCGTGAAAGGTATGTGCATAAATTACACCCTTACCTCTGTTATAACTTTCACAAAGTTGGCATGTGATCTTTCAGGTTATCAGCcccttgtttaattttaataataaaagaagtcCTGAACAATGTATACTTCAAGATAATGAATATGGATGAAGAAAACTCTGACTTAATGTATGTCTGCCAAATGTGCCCCGACAAAGCTGCTTCAACGTCAGTACACAGCCTGTGTGAGCATCTGATAGCAAATCACAAAGAGCTTAATGATATGACATCTGTGGAAGCGTTTATCAAAGAAAACATTACATTCGAGGAAGTTCTGGCAAATGACGCCGTCATCGACGACGAGCTGGAGGATCAAGTGGCAGAAATACCGAATTATTTTTGTCCCTTTTGCGAGAGTGCGTTCTCATCGCCCACGCGCCTCGTGTGCCACTTAAACCGACACATCGAAGTGAGCATCGACGATGGAGTTCTCTGCTGCGACCGTCTGTATGCCGATAAGAAATCTTTCGTCACACATTTGCAAGAAAAACACGTGAACAGATCGACAGAGGGAGCTCTGATTTGCAAAACTTGCGGTTTAATCGAGAAAG from Vanessa cardui chromosome 20, ilVanCard2.1, whole genome shotgun sequence encodes:
- the LOC124538409 gene encoding uncharacterized protein LOC124538409, encoding MLVVLLLISQISCDWVEISQNNYRKEPPLRAVQQAVNVRYEDKPQDSRLDRKNHSLIQNPWNKAIIDRVTNVGNIKRVQDPSVKTPSIKMRPTENVLHKTSSDKIDLINRHNINSELPRVSIYSPLQVEETKRIEATHRDLITKSSNKELVKHSHVIDNSNVKNLVKSSKVPSNHRKIVIENLNNSPIKESGVNKIYRDQESEEEFDEDDTAIEDSNLHVGNVKIIRNFQRIPHNGHNKFNFVNNLRETHIFSNTSIPKVTRTGDIFRTDNTKHFHTIENFDEDEFKGVSLNDYKFSNDSITTTPNFYNTRLNKIHFKNTDDQITKVDSTSSPKLKIIDLKNNAPEKSMANEEENIIDNDHIVPKAETLRGMWKLMKVVTETIYKNTQRTFKSKIKYLEGLKTTILTSIEEQVENIWPDDIEHRGSRKRRARSDGARGHVEFPSSESTLMTISFLTFAVFLIKLVLQVIHTYKNKTMMVAPAVFAAVGRAAAAIRKQN
- the LOC124538408 gene encoding zinc finger protein 585B-like isoform X1 translates to MTADLPKNSRHTCYFGCKVAGPLHHFPVPERDVERFETWKAVLENDAKEKGNTYIYNQLRLCNKHFENYYVLPSNRLTRNAIPTLCIKKDDIMSISQSISTENSVDIDTCGTNLNGFQVLMDEAAIEITKFDIQQIYVPAMDDLSNICRICGVINVSLIPLFGEDAQKNELVQKINKYLPITVCEQDSYPLGICQNCASTVLNWHELAQCCIKTEKELTSKLKASTQPDKCSGHQNNVQAGSSSAATHGEARERLSAPCLILIIKEVLNNVYFKIMNMDEENSDLMYVCQMCPDKAASTSVHSLCEHLIANHKELNDMTSVEAFIKENITFEEVLANDAVIDDELEDQVAEIPNYFCPFCESAFSSPTRLVCHLNRHIEVSIDDGVLCCDRLYADKKSFVTHLQEKHVNRSTEGALICKTCGLIEKDHDALAAHVIERHADVEERKKKTEPNLRCQKFIPAVCPECNKSFSNKYNMLTHMKTHTSELSTSKFMCIKCNKTYKSRGSLTYHQRVVHEGVLPFLCSMCGEAFPSRTARDTHARIHTGAKPFTCDYCNKSYRAQNTLSRHIDMHLNIRNYECHLCPKKFRKRTHLDYHLKTHERKK
- the LOC124538408 gene encoding zinc finger protein 585B-like isoform X3 produces the protein MTSQLFQSSNMIYETAPKSYLSPSLNAMDDLSNICRICGVINVSLIPLFGEDAQKNELVQKINKYLPITVCEQDSYPLGICQNCASTVLNWHELAQCCIKTEKELTSKLKASTQPDKCSGHQNNVQAGSSSAATHGEARERLSAPCLILIIKEVLNNVYFKIMNMDEENSDLMYVCQMCPDKAASTSVHSLCEHLIANHKELNDMTSVEAFIKENITFEEVLANDAVIDDELEDQVAEIPNYFCPFCESAFSSPTRLVCHLNRHIEVSIDDGVLCCDRLYADKKSFVTHLQEKHVNRSTEGALICKTCGLIEKDHDALAAHVIERHADVEERKKKTEPNLRCQKFIPAVCPECNKSFSNKYNMLTHMKTHTSELSTSKFMCIKCNKTYKSRGSLTYHQRVVHEGVLPFLCSMCGEAFPSRTARDTHARIHTGAKPFTCDYCNKSYRAQNTLSRHIDMHLNIRNYECHLCPKKFRKRTHLDYHLKTHERKK